CCGGCAACGGCGCCACCGCGAAGGCCAAGGGCAAGAACGCCCGCGAGGCGCACGATACTCCCGAGGTTATATACAATCCCGTCACCGGCCGCATCGAGGTCATTCAAAGCTCCCGCTGGGGCAACGGTGCCGAAAACCCGCTTCCCGCCGACCCGACCGACCCCACCCAGTGCAACAATTCGCTCAACCTCTGGAGCATCGACCCCGTTGACCTGCTCGCCGGCGGCACCACCTGGCGCTTCGATGGAAACCTCGTCGAACGTCAGGGTATCATCCTCGGCGGTGCCGCCGCCACCTACGGAGAGAAAGGCAACAAGGACGGCTACCACCCCGGCGGCTCCATCGTGGACGAGGCCGCCGGCAAACAGCACATCTTTATATATGTCGGCGTTTATACCCAATACGCCAATGCCTACCGCCTCAGCCGCCCGCTCGACACCTACGCCTTCCGCGCCGTCTGCGGCCTGCCTCCGCTGCCGGCGCCGGCCGTAACCGGTGCCACCGTCTCCGGCAATACCGTCACCATCAGCGGCATCAACTTCACCGCGCTCAAGGAGGTGCTCGTCGCCGGAAAGACCGCCGTTTTCTCCCCGACCTACAGCATCACCGAAATAAAAGCCACGCTCCCCGCCGGCGTCACCGCCGTCAACCCGGCCGACCTCGTCGTGCGCACCGATCACGGCATCACCCGCGGCCTGTCCGACCCCGCCACGCTTCCGCCCGCGGTTAGCGCTATCTCTTACGAGACCATCTGGCCCGGCAATCCCGTCACCATCACCGGCGTGAAACTCACCGATATAACCACCGTTCTTTTTGGCGATAAGGCTGTAACCGACTTCGTTTCGCATACCGACACACAAATCGTCGTGAACGTCCCCGCCGACATCGCCACCGGCGCCATCACGCTCAAGACCGCCAGCGGCGCCGTCGTGCCGCTCCCCATGAGCGGCGACTATGCCGCCGCTATCAAACCCTCCGACCTTGCCCCGCTCGTTTCCACGCAGCCCGTCGTCTCCGGCCTCCATCCCCTCGACCTCATCGCCTCCGCCACCGGCGTGCCCGCGCCCTCCTTCCAATGGCAATACCGCCGCGGCGACTCCGGCGACTGGGCCGACATCCCCGGCTCCGTCGATTACCAAGGCGCAAACACCGCGCACCTCTCCATCGTCAACACCGCCGGCAAAAACGGCTGGCAATACCGCTACGCCGCGATGAATCACACCGAGGACGTTTATAGCGACACCGTAACCCTTCAGCTCCTCGCCGAGACGCTCCCCGCTCCCGTAGGCATCACCGCCGCCACGGACTCCGCCGAGCCCGACCTCTACGTCGCCGATGCCCGCGCGCACGCCATTTATGTCGTCACGCAGCCCGACCAGAAAGCCCTCGTGCTTGCCGGACAGCCCGGCGAGCACGGCTTCGCCGACGGTCCCTCCGCCACCGCGCGCTTCAACACCCCGCGCGGTCTTGCCCTCGACGCCGCCGGACGGCTCATCGTCGCAGACACCGGCAACTCCCGCGTCCGCGCCATCGTCCCCGATGGCACCGTCTCCACCCTCTCCACCGCATTCAATCACCCCCGCGATGTCGCCGCGCACGACACCAACGGCGACATCTACGTGGCTGACACCGGCAACCACCTCATCAAAAAAATCACCGCTGGCGGCTCCGTCTCCATCATCGCTGGCGCGGCGGTGCCCGGCTTCGCCAACGGCGTCGGTCCCGAAGCGCAGTTCAACACCCCCTCCGGCATCGCCGTGGATCTCGTCGGCAACCTCTACGTGGCCGATACCGGCAACCATGTCATTCGCTACATCGACATGACTTCCGGCAGCGTCTCGACCCTCGCCGGCCAGCCCGGCGTGCCCGGGACTGGCGACGGCCCCGTCGTTAAAACCGGCACCCGCAATCCCGCTGCTTTGAACTCGCCCGAGGGTGTGGCCGTGGACAATACCACAGGACGTGTGTATGTGGCCGACACGGGCAACCACCGCATTCGTGTGATCCGCTCCGGCAGCGTGTTCTCGGTGGCGGGCCAGTTCCCCGGCATCGCCGGCTTCAAGGACGACATTCAATCGGAAAATTTGACCGTCAGCGACGGCTGGCTCGACAGCCCGTCCGCCATCACCGCGGGCGGAACCCGCACTTTCTACATCGCCGACACCGGCAACGCCGTCATCCGCCGTTACAGTGTCATCGCCACGGGCACCGACACGACGGGCGAGATCACGACGCTCCCGGTCAACGCGCTCACCAGCGATTCCGGCACATCCGGTCCCGGCGGTGGCAGTGGGGGCAGCTCTGGCGGTAGTGGCGGCGGTGCGCCGGGCTGGTATTTTGCCGCCGCGCTCGCCGCGCTTCTCGTCACCCGTGCGCTCGTTCGCAAGCCATGACCATGTTACCCAGGCAACGCAAAGCCACCAGCCACGATATGCTCTATTTTCTAAAACCCCCTATTTCACCGCACTGCATCATATAAAAACCCATCCATGAAAACCGACATACCACATCCCCGGTCCGCCGACTCCATCGCCCGCCGTGCCTTTCTCAAAAACATTCTCGCCACCGGCGCCGTTTCCATCCTCGCCCCGAGCGTGCTGCTCTACTCCGCCGACACCCCCGCCAAGGGCAAAGCCAAGAAGGTCTCAAAAAAATACAAAGGTGAAAAAGTAAATCTCGCCTGTGTCGGCATCGGCAACCGTGGCGAACAAATCATCAGGGCCCTCCACGACACCGGTCTCGCCAATATCGTCGCCCTCTGCGACACCGACATGGGCGCGCCCCATACCTTGGAAATACTAAAGCGTTTTCCCGACATCCCTCGTTTTCAGGATTTCCGTCAAATGTTCGACAAAATGGGCGCGCAGATCGAAGCCGTCAGCATCGCCACGCCGGATTTCTCGCACTTCCCCATCACGATTCTTGCCATGTCGCTCGGCAAGCATGTCTATGTCGAAAAACCCATGGCACACAGCTTCCTCCAGATCGAGCTCCTCATGGCAGCCGAGAAAAAATACAAAGTTGCCGCGCAGATGGGCAACCAGGGGCACTCTGAAGCGAATTATTTCCAATTCAAGGCATGGAGTGACGCCGGCATTATAAGAAACGTCACAAAAATCACCGCCTACATGAACAGCCCGCGCCGCTGGCACGATTCCTCTGACCTCGCCTTCAGCAAGATTGCCGGCTACCTGCCCGAGCAATCGGTCCCCGATACGCTCGACTGGGACTGCTGGCTCGCGACCGAGCAATATCATAAGTACAATACTGGTTATATAAACGGTGAGTGGCGTTCGTGGTATGATTTTGGCAATGGGGCTCTTGGCGACTGGGGCGCACATATCTTCGATACCGCGCACGAATTCCTCGACCTCGGTCTGCCCTCGGAAGTCGAGGCCGTGAAGCTCGAAGGCCACAATCATTTCATATTCCCGCAAGCCTCCACGCTCGCCTTCCGTTTCCCGAAGCGCGGTGAAAAGCCCCCGCTGGATCTCACCTGGTATGACGGCGTGAAAAATTTCCCGCCGCTTCCCGCCGATATGGGCGAACCCGTCGGCGGCACCGATATCCCTCCGCCATCGACCGGCACGATTGAGACAAAAAAACTCCCGCCTGGGAAAATCATCTATGGCGAAGGATTGACCTTCAAAGGCGGCTCGCACAGCTCGACGTTGAAAATCATTCCCGAGGCAAGGGCAAAAGACATGGCCTCGTGCCTGCCTGAGGTGCCGGTGAGTCCGTCGAATCACTTTGCGAATTTTCTGCTCGCCTGCAAAGGCCGCGAGAAATGCCGTTCCTCCTTTGCCGTGGCCGGGCCGCTTTGCCAAATGATGGACATGGGCGTGATCGCGCAACGTCTCAATGCAAAGCTTAA
This genomic stretch from Termitidicoccus mucosus harbors:
- a CDS encoding Gfo/Idh/MocA family oxidoreductase, translated to MKTDIPHPRSADSIARRAFLKNILATGAVSILAPSVLLYSADTPAKGKAKKVSKKYKGEKVNLACVGIGNRGEQIIRALHDTGLANIVALCDTDMGAPHTLEILKRFPDIPRFQDFRQMFDKMGAQIEAVSIATPDFSHFPITILAMSLGKHVYVEKPMAHSFLQIELLMAAEKKYKVAAQMGNQGHSEANYFQFKAWSDAGIIRNVTKITAYMNSPRRWHDSSDLAFSKIAGYLPEQSVPDTLDWDCWLATEQYHKYNTGYINGEWRSWYDFGNGALGDWGAHIFDTAHEFLDLGLPSEVEAVKLEGHNHFIFPQASTLAFRFPKRGEKPPLDLTWYDGVKNFPPLPADMGEPVGGTDIPPPSTGTIETKKLPPGKIIYGEGLTFKGGSHSSTLKIIPEARAKDMASCLPEVPVSPSNHFANFLLACKGREKCRSSFAVAGPLCQMMDMGVIAQRLNAKLKFDRTTKQFTNNKLADDLLIGSPPRKGWEQYYAM
- a CDS encoding IPT/TIG domain-containing protein, encoding METKTNPQANLPSFVTKARALMLAAGLATLASALFAAPMDDTTLTDFDFSGTQQTRTQTLLDNGTLELQRVLTGPASGYRHMGWPIATRLPDGRTVLLIRHLLDHSAYASYPDNARRIIWSDDNFATWQPADVLDAAPPFGRNLDDTPTKYDYQGMHAISWAYASGTTQLATSGTARLVAVTAQQDENPKTPRARVYLSDDRGVTWREQPNALAAMPTAAVHSGPNMVRHPEFGLVVPFGQETTIGSNKQNFLARSADAGETWEIKTWLNATASRNVEPSLATWGPGHMVIIGRDYNEASGYDSASGKYYYTQNVYKHTPGAPFSAVTFATARTNIAGNGATAKAKGKNAREAHDTPEVIYNPVTGRIEVIQSSRWGNGAENPLPADPTDPTQCNNSLNLWSIDPVDLLAGGTTWRFDGNLVERQGIILGGAAATYGEKGNKDGYHPGGSIVDEAAGKQHIFIYVGVYTQYANAYRLSRPLDTYAFRAVCGLPPLPAPAVTGATVSGNTVTISGINFTALKEVLVAGKTAVFSPTYSITEIKATLPAGVTAVNPADLVVRTDHGITRGLSDPATLPPAVSAISYETIWPGNPVTITGVKLTDITTVLFGDKAVTDFVSHTDTQIVVNVPADIATGAITLKTASGAVVPLPMSGDYAAAIKPSDLAPLVSTQPVVSGLHPLDLIASATGVPAPSFQWQYRRGDSGDWADIPGSVDYQGANTAHLSIVNTAGKNGWQYRYAAMNHTEDVYSDTVTLQLLAETLPAPVGITAATDSAEPDLYVADARAHAIYVVTQPDQKALVLAGQPGEHGFADGPSATARFNTPRGLALDAAGRLIVADTGNSRVRAIVPDGTVSTLSTAFNHPRDVAAHDTNGDIYVADTGNHLIKKITAGGSVSIIAGAAVPGFANGVGPEAQFNTPSGIAVDLVGNLYVADTGNHVIRYIDMTSGSVSTLAGQPGVPGTGDGPVVKTGTRNPAALNSPEGVAVDNTTGRVYVADTGNHRIRVIRSGSVFSVAGQFPGIAGFKDDIQSENLTVSDGWLDSPSAITAGGTRTFYIADTGNAVIRRYSVIATGTDTTGEITTLPVNALTSDSGTSGPGGGSGGSSGGSGGGAPGWYFAAALAALLVTRALVRKP